A portion of the Sphaerochaeta pleomorpha str. Grapes genome contains these proteins:
- a CDS encoding sugar phosphate isomerase/epimerase family protein encodes MAKHSIILGNVGNFTDRFMGVGYQRDYTLEEMFDRVKSVKGVTGVELVGNWHINERNFKQVKKNLERTELSLVSIIPDHFGIPEYGKGAFTSKDPKIREKAVSDTKVMIDIAVELGGDLISLWPGQDGYDYFFQGNYIDERGWFEEGVRACCTYRPSCKISIEYKPKEPRNFSYASNVTSTLLMVQQINLSNLGVTIDYGHGSVAGENLAESVAILKKYGNKLFHVHMNDNYGSWDDDMITGSIHTIPFIEFFYWLKKTGYEGYISTDQYPYREDGRDACNESVRWFDVFESMVDRIDEQKITALYETGNACDISAFLRDLMFGR; translated from the coding sequence ATGGCAAAGCATAGTATCATTCTCGGAAATGTCGGAAATTTTACAGACCGATTCATGGGTGTTGGTTACCAGAGGGATTATACCTTGGAGGAAATGTTCGATAGGGTAAAATCGGTGAAAGGGGTCACAGGGGTCGAGTTGGTAGGCAATTGGCATATTAACGAAAGAAACTTCAAGCAGGTCAAAAAAAACCTCGAGAGGACTGAACTTTCCCTGGTATCGATCATTCCTGATCATTTCGGGATACCTGAGTATGGGAAGGGGGCTTTTACTTCAAAAGACCCGAAGATCCGGGAAAAAGCAGTATCTGATACGAAAGTGATGATAGACATAGCCGTTGAGCTAGGTGGCGATTTAATCAGCCTATGGCCTGGGCAGGATGGATATGACTATTTCTTCCAAGGGAATTACATAGACGAGAGGGGTTGGTTTGAGGAAGGCGTCAGGGCCTGCTGTACCTATCGCCCGAGTTGCAAGATCTCAATCGAATATAAACCAAAGGAACCTAGGAATTTCAGTTATGCTTCAAACGTTACGTCAACGCTACTGATGGTTCAACAGATCAACCTTTCCAACCTAGGGGTTACCATTGACTATGGCCATGGCTCGGTAGCCGGTGAGAATCTTGCTGAGAGTGTAGCCATTCTCAAAAAATATGGTAACAAACTGTTTCATGTGCATATGAATGATAATTATGGTTCTTGGGATGACGATATGATAACCGGTTCCATCCATACCATCCCATTTATAGAGTTTTTTTACTGGTTGAAGAAGACTGGCTATGAAGGCTATATCTCAACAGACCAATATCCGTACAGGGAAGATGGCAGGGATGCCTGTAACGAGTCTGTACGGTGGTTTGATGTGTTTGAATCAATGGTGGACAGGATAGACGAACAAAAGATTACAGCACTTTATGAAACAGGAAATGCCTGTGATATAAGCGCATTCCTGCGTGACTTGATGTTTGGGAGGTGA
- a CDS encoding autoinducer 2 ABC transporter substrate-binding protein has translation MKKIAVLALSLFVVGTLLFGAAQAEKKTDWEIVVVPKDASNPWFVRMDVGVKEYAKQTGLNVYQKGTAQIDATLQAQLIQDLIAQGVDAICVVPVDIESVEPVLAQARKAGIVVIAHEGSALENVDYDIEAFSNAGYGAFIMDNLAEAMHGEGVYTTMVASLTNGSHNEWADAGVAHQIATYPKMKLLEERKRVESNDNGDVAYNAAKELFKKYPNLKGIMGTSSYDAPGVARAIEELGLIDKAFTSGTGMPLDNAELLKSGIVKSLTLWDPALAGKAMVALAVKVLKGEQITDPVDLGVDGYTAMKFKKGSKTVLEGEGWIVINKDNVYDFGF, from the coding sequence ATGAAGAAGATTGCTGTTTTGGCCCTTTCTCTTTTTGTGGTTGGTACTCTGCTTTTTGGTGCTGCCCAGGCAGAAAAGAAGACCGATTGGGAAATTGTCGTTGTTCCGAAGGATGCCTCGAATCCTTGGTTTGTCAGGATGGATGTAGGTGTCAAGGAATATGCTAAGCAAACAGGGTTGAATGTGTATCAGAAGGGGACAGCCCAAATCGACGCAACCCTTCAGGCTCAGTTGATCCAAGACCTTATCGCCCAGGGTGTTGATGCCATTTGTGTGGTTCCTGTAGATATCGAATCAGTGGAACCGGTTCTTGCCCAAGCCAGAAAGGCTGGAATAGTCGTTATCGCGCATGAAGGGTCCGCACTGGAAAATGTTGATTATGATATTGAAGCCTTCTCCAATGCCGGATACGGTGCTTTCATAATGGATAACCTGGCAGAGGCAATGCATGGGGAAGGGGTCTACACCACCATGGTAGCTTCCCTTACCAATGGATCCCATAACGAATGGGCAGATGCAGGTGTTGCCCACCAGATAGCAACCTATCCGAAGATGAAACTGCTTGAGGAAAGGAAAAGGGTAGAGTCGAATGACAATGGGGATGTCGCCTATAACGCTGCAAAGGAACTCTTCAAGAAATATCCCAACCTCAAAGGTATCATGGGGACCTCTTCCTATGATGCTCCGGGCGTTGCCAGGGCCATTGAGGAACTCGGGCTTATCGACAAAGCTTTTACCTCTGGAACCGGAATGCCCTTGGATAATGCGGAGTTGCTGAAAAGCGGGATTGTCAAATCCTTGACCCTTTGGGATCCTGCCCTTGCAGGCAAAGCAATGGTTGCCCTGGCTGTCAAAGTACTCAAAGGCGAACAGATTACCGATCCCGTTGACCTTGGGGTTGATGGCTATACGGCAATGAAATTCAAGAAAGGAAGTAAAACGGTACTTGAAGGCGAAGGCTGGATTGTAATCAATAAAGACAACGTATATGACTTTGGCTTCTAG
- a CDS encoding sugar ABC transporter ATP-binding protein: MAESLLKAVGIYKAFIGVQALKGIDLEIKSGEIHCLAGENGCGKSTLIKIISGVYTPDSGYIEFNGKKYSKISPKEAISNGIQVIYQDLSIFPNLTVMENLALNNELADKRKLVNWKRMRRIAQEAIEKINFHVDLDVQVSTLSVAEKQMIAISRALMFNARLIIMDEPTTALTRVEVQQLFKIILKLKAQGISILFVSHKLNEVFEISERFTIFRNGELIVTGNTADLDSKKFSYYMTGRKFEEKHFVPQDISGEPLFEGRKIGLSGSFESIDFQLKKGEILGVTGLLDSGRTEFALSLFGIHPLDSGELFLNGKKLHIKNPQVAVANKIGYVPEDRLSEGLFLPQSIADNIIVSELDSLSRKAGILDTEKRRSEIEKWLKHLSISTPNANNACQTLSGGNQQRVVLAKWLACNLQILILNGPTVGVDIGSKHDIHEILQKLAWEGLGIIVISDDLPEVLAVCSRILVMKSGRIVAEMLAHDADEQKILSLMM, translated from the coding sequence ATGGCAGAGAGTTTACTCAAGGCTGTTGGTATTTATAAGGCATTTATTGGAGTACAGGCACTCAAAGGCATCGACCTGGAGATCAAGAGTGGAGAGATACATTGCCTTGCCGGGGAAAACGGTTGTGGCAAATCGACCCTGATAAAAATCATCTCCGGTGTGTATACTCCTGATTCTGGCTATATTGAATTCAATGGAAAAAAATATAGCAAAATTTCCCCAAAAGAGGCAATTTCCAATGGAATCCAGGTTATATACCAGGACCTGTCAATATTTCCGAACCTAACGGTTATGGAAAACCTTGCCCTGAACAATGAGCTTGCCGATAAACGCAAACTGGTCAACTGGAAACGAATGAGACGTATTGCCCAGGAAGCTATTGAGAAGATCAACTTCCATGTTGACCTCGATGTCCAGGTAAGCACGCTTTCGGTTGCCGAAAAACAGATGATTGCCATTAGTCGTGCCCTCATGTTCAATGCACGGTTGATAATCATGGATGAGCCCACGACTGCCCTCACAAGGGTTGAAGTCCAGCAATTGTTCAAGATTATCTTGAAGTTGAAAGCACAGGGCATATCGATTCTGTTTGTCAGCCATAAACTCAATGAGGTATTCGAAATCTCCGAACGGTTTACCATTTTTAGGAATGGGGAACTTATAGTCACTGGAAATACTGCAGATCTCGACTCAAAGAAATTTTCCTACTATATGACAGGTAGAAAATTTGAAGAAAAGCATTTTGTCCCTCAGGACATCTCGGGAGAGCCCTTGTTCGAAGGAAGGAAAATTGGACTCTCCGGTAGTTTCGAGAGCATTGACTTCCAACTTAAAAAAGGTGAAATTCTCGGGGTTACCGGGTTGCTCGATTCAGGGAGAACAGAGTTTGCCCTGTCTTTGTTCGGCATTCATCCCCTCGACAGCGGGGAGTTGTTTCTCAATGGAAAAAAGCTGCATATAAAAAACCCACAGGTTGCAGTGGCCAATAAAATTGGCTATGTCCCTGAAGACCGGTTGAGTGAAGGCCTTTTTCTCCCGCAAAGCATCGCCGATAACATTATCGTCTCCGAATTGGATAGTCTGTCCAGGAAAGCGGGCATCCTGGATACGGAAAAAAGAAGAAGTGAAATTGAAAAATGGTTGAAACATCTTTCTATCTCCACTCCGAATGCAAATAATGCCTGTCAGACGCTGTCAGGGGGAAACCAGCAACGGGTAGTCCTGGCAAAATGGCTTGCCTGTAATCTGCAGATCCTGATTCTCAATGGGCCTACCGTCGGCGTTGATATCGGTTCCAAACATGATATTCATGAAATATTGCAGAAACTTGCCTGGGAGGGATTGGGAATAATCGTTATTTCGGACGATCTTCCGGAAGTGCTTGCAGTCTGTTCCCGGATCCTTGTCATGAAATCGGGGAGAATAGTGGCAGAAATGCTTGCCCACGATGCCGATGAACAGAAAATATTGTCTTTAATGATGTAG
- a CDS encoding ABC transporter permease: MPKSFEFTIRKLSRRNEPYIFLVLLALCLLIEFRSGQFFSSNNIVDIASAMIVPGLFAICAFMVLVSGGIDVSFPALASLSTYATTKLLLDVNYEGGVWLPILMAVVIGALLGAFNGLFIGYFQLPALIVTLGSSSVFKGIMQGALNAKQLTIIPVGMREFGTSALFVAKNAASGLTSKMSVSFIAFAVVLFLAFLMLKYSMFGRSIYAIGGNETSALRAGISVKKTKFLMYILVGMIASLGGVIRTCMMQQCHPTNMLGMEMNIIAGVVLGGTSITGGLGSLSGCMLGTLLIVIVENSLILIGVPTSWRSVFVGALIIIGTAVSAYQVSRMTKGTKKSRVKARREKEALR; this comes from the coding sequence GTGCCGAAATCGTTTGAATTTACCATAAGGAAACTGTCACGCAGGAATGAGCCGTACATTTTTCTCGTCCTTTTGGCATTATGCCTACTCATTGAATTCCGCTCTGGTCAATTTTTTTCATCAAATAATATCGTCGATATTGCCTCAGCAATGATTGTTCCGGGGTTGTTTGCGATCTGCGCCTTCATGGTGCTCGTTTCAGGGGGGATAGATGTTTCCTTCCCTGCCTTGGCTTCTTTGAGCACGTATGCAACGACAAAGCTGCTCTTGGACGTCAACTATGAGGGTGGGGTTTGGTTACCCATTCTGATGGCCGTGGTAATCGGGGCTTTGCTAGGAGCTTTCAACGGATTGTTCATTGGATATTTTCAACTTCCTGCCCTTATCGTAACCTTGGGTTCTTCAAGTGTCTTCAAAGGAATAATGCAGGGGGCGCTGAATGCAAAGCAACTCACCATAATCCCTGTCGGTATGAGAGAATTCGGAACCTCTGCCTTGTTCGTCGCAAAGAATGCCGCCTCTGGGCTGACTTCGAAAATGTCAGTTTCTTTCATCGCCTTTGCTGTGGTCCTGTTCCTCGCTTTCCTAATGCTGAAATATTCGATGTTTGGACGGAGTATCTATGCCATTGGGGGAAATGAGACCAGCGCCTTGCGAGCCGGCATAAGTGTGAAGAAGACAAAATTCCTTATGTATATCCTTGTAGGTATGATTGCCAGCCTGGGGGGAGTGATAAGGACTTGTATGATGCAGCAATGCCATCCTACCAATATGCTCGGGATGGAAATGAATATCATTGCGGGCGTGGTGCTGGGGGGCACTTCGATTACAGGGGGGCTTGGTTCGCTTAGCGGTTGTATGCTGGGCACTTTGCTTATCGTGATTGTCGAGAATTCATTGATTCTCATTGGGGTACCCACCTCCTGGCGCAGCGTGTTTGTGGGGGCCCTGATTATCATAGGGACGGCTGTGAGTGCCTATCAGGTAAGCAGAATGACCAAGGGCACCAAGAAGTCTAGGGTTAAGGCCCGCAGGGAAAAGGAGGCCTTACGATGA
- a CDS encoding ABC transporter permease, whose translation MRTGNSVRSTMRRTYESDRHFWRLVVLILCWMIFMAITKFNKFYSLLNFQTMASQFPEFGLMALGVMVCMITGGIDLSTVGVANVTSILMAFFLLRFTSETGSLPPFAIPLVFLLAILIGAICGIFNGFLIAKLHIPPILATLGSGELFTGICMVMTNGNAISKFSRTYAQTINNKIGGLVPVQLLVFLVMAGFIWFLLAKTVFGTKIYLLGTSYSAARFSGLNTSLLLLKTYLLSGICAALGGIIMLANYNSARADYGTVYTLQCILIVVLGGVNPNGGKGKISGVLFAIILLRMLETGINRFPKVSSYYISLIWGGVLILVMVLNYFTEKSTRTIKKAHA comes from the coding sequence ATGAGAACGGGTAACTCTGTACGCTCAACGATGAGAAGGACCTATGAAAGCGACCGGCATTTCTGGCGTTTGGTAGTGCTTATTCTCTGTTGGATGATCTTCATGGCAATTACCAAATTCAACAAATTCTATTCATTGTTGAATTTCCAGACCATGGCCTCGCAGTTTCCTGAATTCGGGTTGATGGCCCTTGGGGTTATGGTTTGCATGATAACCGGTGGAATAGACCTCTCTACTGTAGGGGTTGCCAATGTAACTTCGATTCTTATGGCCTTTTTTCTCTTGCGTTTTACCTCAGAAACAGGATCGCTTCCACCCTTTGCCATACCGCTGGTCTTTTTGCTTGCCATTCTTATCGGTGCTATTTGCGGGATTTTTAATGGTTTTTTGATAGCAAAGCTCCACATTCCTCCAATTCTGGCTACCTTGGGTTCCGGAGAATTGTTTACAGGGATCTGCATGGTAATGACTAATGGCAATGCCATAAGTAAGTTTTCAAGAACCTATGCCCAGACAATTAACAATAAAATCGGCGGATTGGTTCCAGTACAATTGCTTGTGTTTTTGGTAATGGCTGGCTTCATATGGTTCCTGCTAGCCAAAACGGTATTCGGGACTAAGATTTATCTTCTCGGCACGAGCTATTCAGCTGCCCGTTTCAGCGGGTTGAATACAAGTCTCCTTCTTTTGAAAACCTATTTGCTTTCAGGAATCTGTGCTGCCCTCGGTGGTATCATCATGCTGGCAAATTATAATTCGGCCAGGGCTGACTATGGAACAGTCTATACGTTGCAATGCATCCTTATCGTCGTATTGGGTGGCGTAAACCCAAACGGGGGAAAGGGGAAGATAAGTGGCGTACTATTTGCCATCATACTACTGCGGATGCTTGAAACCGGCATAAATAGATTCCCGAAGGTCAGTAGCTATTATATTTCCCTAATTTGGGGAGGTGTTCTCATCCTGGTAATGGTTTTGAATTACTTTACCGAGAAAAGCACTCGTACTATTAAAAAAGCGCATGCGTAA
- the galE gene encoding UDP-glucose 4-epimerase GalE: MKVLLFGGAGYIGTHVALAFLDRGDTIGIYDNLSSGLKSNINKKAKFFEGDILDAKHVGEVLSEGWDAVIHLAAFKAAGESMLKPEKYSENNITGSLNLITECVKHNVKNFILSSSAAVYGEPSYLPVDEEHPKDPTNYYGYTKLCIEENLKWYSQLKGLNYVSLRYFNAAGYDTEGRMLGLESNPANLIPIVMEVASGIRPNLLVFGNDYNTPDGTGVRDYVHVTDLANGHVLAADYLMANNTSLIVNLGSESGLSVQQILDTAREITGKEIPAQYVARRPGDPAKLVASSEKAHKELGWTAKHSSLESIIDSTWKVYLANAPKTKAY; the protein is encoded by the coding sequence ATGAAAGTACTTCTATTCGGAGGCGCTGGGTATATCGGAACCCATGTAGCCCTCGCCTTTCTCGACCGTGGCGATACAATCGGAATCTATGACAATCTTTCGTCAGGCCTTAAAAGCAATATCAACAAGAAAGCAAAGTTCTTCGAAGGCGATATCCTAGATGCCAAGCATGTCGGAGAAGTCCTGAGTGAAGGTTGGGACGCTGTCATTCACCTAGCTGCATTCAAAGCAGCCGGCGAGTCAATGTTGAAACCGGAGAAATATTCCGAGAACAACATCACCGGTTCCTTGAACCTCATCACCGAGTGTGTCAAACATAATGTAAAGAATTTTATCCTTTCCTCTTCTGCCGCAGTGTATGGGGAGCCCTCTTATCTTCCTGTCGACGAAGAGCATCCCAAAGACCCGACAAATTATTACGGATATACGAAACTCTGCATCGAAGAAAACCTGAAATGGTACTCCCAATTGAAAGGGCTCAACTATGTCTCACTCAGGTATTTCAATGCAGCAGGATATGACACGGAGGGAAGAATGCTCGGACTCGAAAGCAATCCGGCAAACCTGATCCCTATTGTCATGGAAGTCGCTTCCGGGATCAGACCGAACCTCTTGGTTTTTGGCAATGACTACAATACTCCCGACGGAACCGGGGTGAGAGATTATGTCCATGTCACCGACCTTGCAAACGGGCATGTACTGGCTGCAGATTACCTGATGGCCAACAATACGAGTCTTATTGTAAACCTTGGATCTGAGTCTGGATTGTCTGTCCAGCAGATTCTCGATACGGCACGAGAAATTACCGGGAAAGAAATTCCTGCGCAATATGTTGCCCGTCGCCCAGGCGACCCTGCCAAACTTGTTGCCTCTTCCGAGAAGGCCCATAAAGAACTGGGATGGACGGCAAAGCATTCTTCCCTTGAGTCCATCATTGACTCGACCTGGAAAGTCTATCTCGCAAACGCCCCGAAGACAAAGGCATACTGA
- a CDS encoding phosphomannomutase/phosphoglucomutase: MGAFKAYDIRGIYNKDFNKETVYKIGYFLPKLLKSKFVVVGRDVRTTSDEIFESLCKGITDSGSDVWNIGLATTPMVYFSTVHFEADASVQITASHNPAKYNGLKISRTKAIPVGVDSGLKELEHMVTNDSIVVAETKGKVIEKDARTPYLAFLKKFVPDTSALDISVDCSHGMANLLVKDLLGNKPHYLYDHFDGTFPAHEPNPLEEKNCKDLEKAVLANHSDIGVIYDGDADRVMFIDEKGRFIQPDYITAVIGAYYLKSEKGNVLVDIRTSRSTSEYLTNLGASVYTWKVGHAYAKTKLRDLNAIFGGELAGHYYFRDFYNCDSGFLASLIVLEVVAQLKKECKTFSSLIDSIIAYANSGEVNFKLEYKDAAVSALFDRFVTHDNPSKVLDFDGYRIEFPTWWFNVRKSNTEPYLRLVAEAKTDAELKEKFTELSSIIKQFN; encoded by the coding sequence ATGGGTGCTTTCAAGGCATATGATATCAGAGGAATCTATAATAAGGATTTTAACAAGGAAACAGTCTACAAAATTGGCTATTTCCTCCCCAAACTGCTGAAAAGCAAATTTGTTGTGGTTGGAAGGGATGTCCGTACCACAAGTGACGAAATCTTCGAATCCCTTTGTAAGGGTATTACAGATTCTGGATCCGACGTCTGGAACATTGGGCTTGCAACGACTCCCATGGTATATTTTTCCACCGTCCATTTCGAGGCAGATGCCTCTGTACAGATTACAGCAAGCCATAACCCTGCAAAATACAACGGATTGAAAATAAGCCGGACCAAAGCGATTCCAGTCGGTGTCGACAGCGGTTTGAAAGAACTGGAACATATGGTAACCAATGATTCCATCGTGGTTGCAGAGACAAAGGGAAAAGTCATTGAAAAAGATGCAAGGACCCCTTATCTGGCATTCTTGAAAAAGTTTGTCCCCGATACTTCCGCTCTCGATATTTCCGTCGACTGTTCCCATGGAATGGCAAACCTCTTGGTAAAAGATTTGCTCGGGAACAAGCCCCATTACCTGTATGATCATTTTGATGGGACCTTCCCTGCCCACGAGCCAAACCCACTTGAAGAAAAGAACTGCAAAGACCTTGAGAAAGCCGTTCTCGCCAACCACAGTGATATCGGGGTAATTTACGATGGAGATGCAGACCGTGTCATGTTCATTGACGAGAAAGGTAGATTTATCCAGCCGGACTATATTACCGCGGTAATAGGTGCCTACTACCTTAAGTCCGAAAAGGGCAATGTTTTGGTCGATATCAGGACAAGCCGCTCAACGTCAGAATATCTGACCAACCTCGGAGCATCTGTTTACACCTGGAAAGTCGGGCATGCCTATGCAAAGACAAAGCTCCGTGACCTCAATGCCATTTTCGGTGGAGAGCTGGCAGGACATTACTATTTCCGTGACTTCTACAATTGCGACAGCGGCTTTTTGGCTTCCCTCATTGTCCTCGAAGTTGTTGCCCAGCTCAAGAAAGAATGCAAAACCTTCAGTTCCTTGATCGATTCCATTATTGCATATGCAAATAGCGGGGAAGTAAATTTCAAGCTTGAATATAAGGATGCTGCGGTTTCTGCCCTGTTCGACAGATTTGTCACCCATGACAATCCTTCGAAAGTCCTCGACTTTGATGGCTACAGGATTGAATTCCCCACCTGGTGGTTCAATGTCAGGAAATCAAACACGGAACCTTACCTACGCCTTGTCGCAGAAGCCAAGACAGATGCAGAACTCAAGGAAAAATTTACTGAATTGTCCTCGATTATCAAACAATTCAACTAA
- a CDS encoding class I SAM-dependent methyltransferase — protein MDYAEKDFGKILKTNALKMRRLLLGNDTNCMRVYDRNLERFPVTVDMYGPYARITDYSEEGLDEETERVCCDIVSRMLYVQAVHVVFHHRIKRIGKEQHETQSEESLMAQVSENGLLFTVDLTKRIDTGLFLDHMLTRQMVMGMSEGMTVLNLFSYTGSFSVYAAKGGAKRVESVDLSGTYTAWAQKNLSDNGFPEELFPCIASDAWRYVVEAVQEGRRYDLIVFDPPCFSNSRKMDHDFDVQRDYLRWIKVLNALLTKNGILLFSTNLSNFRMDKGAIRGYEVEDISSSVAAPGFTNRLGIARSWLLYKQQDVRLYAGDLQTVDKKAVKKQRDTEELEDTKMTKKKEVKSEEMIEERIEDVKVEENLAEEAVQNEALVEETVENDAIETEENDDFVEDIAEETEEDDEVYAEDDEELDSDDEEEADEDFDEESDEAPVEDANTIEDDVLSLQWDDDDVEPIASVEKSDENTERKPPREFGQDRDREGRGRDDRRPSYGERDSRPSAGGDRERRPYGDRDSRPSFGGDRDRRPSYGDRERRPYGERDSRPSFGGDRDRRPSYGDRDSRPSAGGDRERRPYGERDSRPSFGGDRERRPYGDRDSRPSFGGDRDRRPSYGERDSKPSFGGDRERRPYGDRDSRPSFGGDRRPSYGERDSKPSFGGDRDRRPSYGDRDSKPSFGGDRDRRPSYGDRDSKPSFGGDRDRRPSYGDRDSKPSFGGDRDRRPSYGDRDSKPSFGGDRDRRPSYGDRDSKPSFGGDRERRPYGDRDSRPSFGGDRDRRPSYGDRDSKPSFGGDRDRRPSYGDRDSKPSFGGDRERRPSYGDRGARPGFGGDRDRRPSFGDRDRTPVAGGERRDRNSAPKPYGYDKFKTTRTRGQEENTDSFFWLEDHKDDK, from the coding sequence ATGGACTACGCTGAAAAAGATTTTGGAAAGATTTTGAAAACCAATGCATTGAAAATGCGTCGGCTGTTGTTAGGAAATGACACGAATTGTATGCGTGTCTACGATAGGAACCTTGAACGTTTTCCGGTAACGGTGGACATGTATGGTCCGTATGCGAGAATTACTGATTACAGTGAAGAGGGCTTGGACGAGGAAACAGAAAGGGTATGCTGCGACATAGTATCCCGGATGTTATATGTCCAGGCGGTACATGTTGTATTCCACCATCGGATCAAGAGGATAGGAAAGGAACAACATGAAACACAGAGCGAGGAATCGCTCATGGCTCAGGTATCGGAAAATGGATTGTTATTTACCGTTGACCTGACAAAACGCATCGATACCGGCTTATTTCTCGATCATATGCTGACAAGGCAAATGGTGATGGGAATGAGCGAGGGTATGACGGTTCTGAATTTATTCTCCTATACAGGTTCGTTTTCCGTATACGCCGCAAAAGGTGGGGCGAAACGAGTTGAATCGGTAGATTTGTCTGGAACCTATACGGCTTGGGCTCAGAAAAACCTTTCGGATAATGGGTTTCCGGAAGAACTGTTCCCTTGTATTGCCTCGGATGCCTGGCGATACGTGGTTGAAGCCGTCCAAGAGGGGCGTCGATACGACTTGATAGTATTTGATCCCCCATGTTTCTCAAACAGCAGGAAGATGGACCATGATTTTGATGTCCAGAGAGACTACCTGCGATGGATTAAGGTGCTTAATGCCCTTTTGACAAAAAATGGAATATTGTTGTTCTCTACAAACCTGAGTAATTTCAGAATGGACAAGGGCGCGATTCGCGGTTACGAGGTTGAAGATATCAGTTCGAGTGTCGCAGCACCGGGCTTTACCAACCGTTTGGGAATCGCAAGAAGTTGGTTGCTATATAAGCAACAGGATGTACGGCTCTATGCAGGTGACCTGCAGACCGTTGACAAGAAAGCTGTAAAGAAACAGCGCGATACAGAAGAATTGGAAGATACAAAAATGACTAAGAAAAAAGAAGTGAAGAGCGAAGAAATGATTGAAGAACGTATTGAAGACGTCAAGGTTGAAGAAAACCTTGCAGAAGAAGCCGTACAGAATGAAGCACTTGTTGAAGAAACTGTAGAGAATGATGCAATTGAAACTGAAGAGAACGATGATTTCGTTGAAGATATTGCTGAAGAAACCGAAGAAGATGACGAAGTCTATGCAGAAGATGATGAAGAGTTGGATTCTGACGACGAGGAAGAAGCTGATGAAGATTTTGATGAAGAATCTGATGAAGCTCCCGTCGAAGATGCAAACACCATCGAAGATGACGTTTTGTCCTTGCAGTGGGATGATGACGATGTAGAACCGATTGCCTCTGTCGAGAAATCGGATGAAAACACTGAACGCAAACCACCCCGTGAGTTTGGACAGGACAGGGATCGTGAAGGCCGTGGCCGTGATGACCGTCGTCCTTCCTATGGAGAGCGCGACTCCAGGCCCAGTGCCGGTGGAGACCGTGAACGCCGCCCTTATGGTGACCGCGATTCAAGGCCTAGCTTCGGTGGAGACCGCGATCGTCGTCCTTCCTATGGCGACCGTGAACGCCGCCCCTATGGAGAGCGTGATTCCAGGCCCAGCTTCGGTGGGGACCGTGACCGTCGTCCTTCCTATGGCGACCGTGATTCCAGGCCCAGTGCAGGTGGAGACCGTGAACGCCGTCCCTATGGAGAGCGTGATTCCAGACCCAGCTTCGGCGGAGACCGTGAACGTCGTCCATATGGCGACCGTGATTCCAGGCCCAGCTTCGGCGGAGACCGTGACCGTCGTCCTTCCTATGGAGAGCGCGATTCCAAGCCCAGCTTCGGCGGAGACCGTGAACGTCGTCCATATGGCGACCGTGATTCCAGGCCCAGCTTCGGTGGAGACCGTCGTCCTTCCTATGGAGAGCGCGATTCCAAGCCCAGCTTCGGTGGAGACCGCGACCGTCGTCCTTCCTATGGAGACCGTGATTCCAAGCCCAGCTTCGGTGGAGACCGTGACCGTCGTCCTTCCTATGGAGACCGTGATTCCAAGCCCAGCTTCGGTGGAGACCGTGACCGTCGTCCTTCCTATGGCGACCGTGATTCCAAGCCCAGCTTCGGTGGAGACCGCGACCGTCGTCCTTCCTATGGAGACCGTGATTCCAAGCCCAGCTTCGGTGGAGACCGCGACCGTCGTCCTTCCTATGGAGACCGCGATTCCAAGCCCAGCTTCGGCGGAGACCGTGAACGTCGTCCATATGGCGACCGTGATTCCAGGCCCAGCTTCGGTGGAGACCGTGACCGTCGTCCTTCCTATGGCGATCGTGATTCCAAGCCCAGCTTCGGCGGAGATCGTGACCGTCGTCCTTCCTATGGCGACCGTGATTCCAAGCCCAGCTTCGGTGGAGACCGTGAACGCCGTCCTTCTTATGGCGACCGTGGTGCAAGACCTGGTTTCGGTGGAGACCGCGACCGTCGTCCTTCCTTTGGTGACCGTGACAGGACTCCTGTTGCTGGTGGCGAAAGGCGCGATAGGAACTCTGCCCCCAAGCCTTATGGTTATGACAAGTTCAAGACCACCCGTACCCGTGGACAGGAAGAGAATACAGATTCTTTCTTCTGGCTCGAGGATCACAAAGACGACAAATAG